From Sphaeramia orbicularis chromosome 21, fSphaOr1.1, whole genome shotgun sequence:
CACCCCTTTATAGGGCGGTGCGCTTTCCCCACACGGAAGCATTCCCAGCTGTCAAACCGATTTGCAAAGAACAGTTTCAGCTCACGGTTATTGAGAAAATATACTTAAACTGCTGCAAATGGACTCTCCACGGTGGTTGCCTTTGGAGTCAAATCCAGAAGTATGTAATGTTTTTTCTCCAAACTATATCGTTTTAgcaaaatcattcattcatcagCATATGAGGGCTGGCTAACAGGTAGCTAACTGAGAACAAAAGCTGAAGCCGGTGTGACTGCTGGGGTAAATAAACTTTTTAATTAACacttcttttctccttttttccatttcaggtaATGTCAAAGGTGAGTATTTTCTTTTTGAGTCATGTTAAACATGACAGTTTCATTTTCGACGAAGCGACTTAACACAGGGACATGGCCTACCAGCAGCTATGCTAACTGTTAAACCATGGTTTATGGATTTAAGTTATAAAGGAATGTACATCTGATAAATACCATAAAAAGAAAAAGGCAGTGCCGGATTTAACAGAATAATGAGCTCAATTTATTGCTTTCCTTGTGCTCTTAAGTATACGAGCattagggtttttttccccctcttattTCATAAACATCCCTGAGTGACCACTGACCGTTCCATTGTAACCACTGGAACCACTTCACCTGCCAGTGACTATAATGCCATAGCTGATTGATGCAGGTTTCATCTTTAGTTGTTTTTCCACTGAATTACACCAAATGTACTATCAAATACTGTCATGCATTATCAAAACAATTTGAGAATTCTGGGGCGCACTTACATCACAGTAGGATGTATTATGTGCACTGTAACATGCTTTGGGCTAACATTGTGTGCCAGATATTATTTAGTTGGAAACTCTATAGGCATACACACTGACACTCAGGTTTTGCATAGTTTCTCAGTTCTCTGGGAATGAAGCCAACCTGGCAATTTGGAGATGTTTATGGATTGGATCCAGAGCTTCTCAGCATGGTGCCAAGACCAGTGTGTGCAGTGTTGCTCCTCTTCCCAGTGACAGAGAAGGTACTTATTCTACAGCATACCTTGTGTACAATATATAAATTGTTCATCTGTGAATGATAAGTGAAGTCtccaaattaaaattctgaattaaGTAAATGTTTTCTCTTGTCTCATTTGCCTCTGCGTTCCTTCTTTTGTGCAGTATGAGGCTTTCAagcaagaagaggaagaaaggcTGAGAGATCAACAACAGGCCTCTTCTGATGTCTACTTTATTAAGCAAACCATTGGGAACGCATGTGGAACAATAGGATTAATACATGCAGTGGCAAACAACCTGCAACACTTGGAATTTGGTGAGCAACAGATGAATTTTCTAATGGAGAAAACACCTATCCTTGCAATGTTAGGTGCTTGGAAGATGGGGGGGGTAGGAGGATAAATCAGAAAGTTGAATTTGCAACTTAACCAGCTTTTAATTATGTTTGGCTACAAAAAAATGTAcactttttaaataaatgctAAATAATATGTAAGCTTGCAACGTATCACAATACTGACAGATCAAAGTTAGATGTCAAGCACTTTTGCTTTCAGCACTGCTAGCTCTATTTTCTGTCAATTACAATGcgtgttgtttttttctactcaGAGCCTGATTCTTCTCTCAAGAAGTTTCTTCAACAAACCACTAAAATGACCCCAGAGGAGAGGGCCGCCTTCCTGGAAAAAGATGAGGTAGTGAAAACTAAAGCGTACATCTTGTTCAAGAATGTTGTGATGAAACTGTCAGACTGGCTTTGTTGCCTTTGTCCAACAGTGGGTATTGCCAACTGACTTGTCTAGCTGTGCTTGAAATTCTGAATCTAAAGTACATTTCAACTCAAATTTTACATAGGGTAGGTCTCTACCTTAATACATTCCAAACTGAAGATGGCGTAACAGTCCAGATTTGGATCCACACCCAGAATCTAGAATTAGAAGATGGAGCAacttttcatttgttcattctaaTGGTCTCAAGAAACTATTGCTCCGAGGGGggagtggacacacacacacatgcacacagcttGCATGACATCATCTATGAACATGATCAGTTTCTTGGTCATCCGTAACATGATTGAGAACTGAGAACATAGTTTCATTTCTAAATCCGCCATGTTTGATGGGTCTTATAATAGAACTGACAGTATTGAGACTGAAATTGCATACAACCCAAGTAACTTTGAAAGAACTGACGACTGAAACATGAATCCAGACCCTGGGTCTCAATTTCAAGGGTGAAGGAATTGATTTATAACCTACAACATACTATAGTGGAATTATTCAGTGTGATGGATATGTTCTAAGGGGGTGAGGGTTTGcgatctgtgttttttttgttttgttttcttttctttttaaaccaTTGTCTTTTTTTGAAAGAATGGTAAAAACATGTAATACGAGAAACCAACAAGGGAACAGAGTTTACACCCCAATTCAATGCTTTCTTTTTCAGAGTATACGTGTCACACATGAATCCAGTGCTCAGGAAGGACAGACTGAGGTTTGTACTGACTTTAGACCTATTGTATTGCCTGAACTTCTAAAGCCATCTGTAAAACTAACTCAATATATCTGTCTGCCATAGGCTCCAAGCATAGATGAGAAAGTGAATCTGCATTTTA
This genomic window contains:
- the uchl3 gene encoding ubiquitin carboxyl-terminal hydrolase isozyme L3, which codes for MDSPRWLPLESNPEVMSKFLSSLGMKPTWQFGDVYGLDPELLSMVPRPVCAVLLLFPVTEKYEAFKQEEEERLRDQQQASSDVYFIKQTIGNACGTIGLIHAVANNLQHLEFEPDSSLKKFLQQTTKMTPEERAAFLEKDESIRVTHESSAQEGQTEAPSIDEKVNLHFIAFVNVGGQLFELDGRKPFPIGHGKTSEDTFLEDAVEVCKVFMARDPEEVCFTIIALSKD